In Eublepharis macularius isolate TG4126 chromosome 4, MPM_Emac_v1.0, whole genome shotgun sequence, the following are encoded in one genomic region:
- the LOC129328555 gene encoding uncharacterized protein LOC129328555 isoform X1: MERGEEIQNLDPENPVEGKISEGISLEWGLADDKMASAAITVATAAVAAVKTIIGIQSRIFTRLAMRQKILRREHDDLEELEQIVQNTAAARLRAVVESSIDSLKALTCSCLFQSPAVLAGLIDELYIMERAFWVQPGRSEWWEKVVLPHWDDPLWQENFRMSRQTFMELCNMLRPVLERQTTNMRAPITVEKQLAIAIWKLATPDSYRSVAECFGVGRSTVSRIVMEVCQALYDVYHHVVHLTCPHKVMKGFAAKGFPHCIGAIDATHIPIIAPAHRATEYINSKGYYSMVLQALVDHDGRFTDVYAGRSGKVHDARIFRGSPIFRAMNQGTFGPHALMNMEGEQVKPVILGDAAYPLMPWLMTPYSGHLDTCKQRFNDTLNHCRMVVEYAFERLRGRWRCLLSRLDVRERYAPRVIVACCILHNICEAKGEPLQDGWEEVVKSVSRSYQQPERQPVYVSNPRAREIRDLFSAYLQRREQGN, from the exons ATGGAGAGAGGGGAAGAAATACAGAATCTGGATCCGGAGAACCCTGTGGAAGGGAAGATCTCAGAAGGTATCAGTTTGG AATGGGGCCTCGCCGATGACAAAATGGCTTCAGCTGCCATTACCGTTGCCACGGCAGCAGTGGCCGCAGTGAAGACCATCATTGGGATTCAGTCTCGTATCTTCACAAGACTGGCCATGCGCCAGAAGATTCTGAGACGGGAACACGACGACTTGGAGGAACTTGAGCAGATTGTACAAAATACGGCGGCAGCACGCCTTCGAGCTGTCGTCGAATCGAGCATTGACTCCTTGAAAGCCCTGACATGCTCCTGCCTCTTCCAGTCGCCAGCTGTCCTTGCCGGCTTGATAGATGAGCTGTACATCATGGAACGGGCTTTCTGGGTGCAACCAGGCCGCTCTGAATGGTGGGAGAAGGTCGTCTTGCCCCATTGGGATGACCCGCTTTGGCAAGAGAATTTCAGGATGAGCCGACAGACCTTCATGGAGCTGTGTAACATGTTGAGGCCAGTCCTAGAGCGGCAGACCACCAACATGCGAGCCCCGATTACTGTGGAGAAGCAGCTGGCCATTGCCATCTGGAAGCTGGCGACTCCAGATAGCTACAGGTCGGTGGCAGAGTGTTTCGGGGTCGGACGCTCCACAGTCTCGAGGATAGTCATGGAAGTTTGCCAGGCACTTTATGATGTTTATCACCATGTGGTCCACCTAACCTGTCCCCACAAGGTGATGAAGGGGTTTGCAGCCAAAGGCTTTCCTCACTGCATAGGGGCCATTGATGCAACACATATCCCTATTATCGCTCCTGCACACCGAGCAACAGAGTACATCAACAGCAAAGGCTATTACTCTATGGTCCTGCAAGCATTGGTGGACCACGATGGCAGGTTCACTGATGTGTACGCCGGGCGGTCTGGAAAGGTGCATGATGCCAGGATCTTTCGTGGCTCTCCCATTTTCCGTGCCATGAATCAAGGCACATTTGGTCCCCATGCATTGATGAACATGGAAGGTGAGCAAGTGAAACCGGTGATCCTTGGAGATGCTGCTTATCCTCTCATGCCGTGGCTAATGACTCCTTACAGTGGCCACTTGGACACTTGCAAGCAACGGTTCAATGATACCCTAAACCACTGTCGAATGGTGGTCGAATATGCTTTTGAACGCCTCCGGGGTCGTTGGCGGTGCCTGCTGTCCCGCCTAGACGTGAGGGAGCGCTATGCCCCCAGGGTCATTGTGGCCTGCTGCATATTGCACAACATCTGTGAGGCCAAAGGGGAACCCCTTCAGGATGGGTGGGAAGAGGTGGTGAAGTCTGTCTCGAGATCTTACCAGCAGCCTGAACGACAGCCTGTGTACGTGTCAAATCCACGAGCCCGGGAGATCAGGGATCTTTTCAGTGCCTACTTGCAAAGGAGAGAGCAGGGAAACTAA
- the LOC129328555 gene encoding uncharacterized protein LOC129328555 isoform X2, with the protein MERGEEIQNLDPENPVEGKISEEWGLADDKMASAAITVATAAVAAVKTIIGIQSRIFTRLAMRQKILRREHDDLEELEQIVQNTAAARLRAVVESSIDSLKALTCSCLFQSPAVLAGLIDELYIMERAFWVQPGRSEWWEKVVLPHWDDPLWQENFRMSRQTFMELCNMLRPVLERQTTNMRAPITVEKQLAIAIWKLATPDSYRSVAECFGVGRSTVSRIVMEVCQALYDVYHHVVHLTCPHKVMKGFAAKGFPHCIGAIDATHIPIIAPAHRATEYINSKGYYSMVLQALVDHDGRFTDVYAGRSGKVHDARIFRGSPIFRAMNQGTFGPHALMNMEGEQVKPVILGDAAYPLMPWLMTPYSGHLDTCKQRFNDTLNHCRMVVEYAFERLRGRWRCLLSRLDVRERYAPRVIVACCILHNICEAKGEPLQDGWEEVVKSVSRSYQQPERQPVYVSNPRAREIRDLFSAYLQRREQGN; encoded by the exons ATGGAGAGAGGGGAAGAAATACAGAATCTGGATCCGGAGAACCCTGTGGAAGGGAAGATCTCAGAAG AATGGGGCCTCGCCGATGACAAAATGGCTTCAGCTGCCATTACCGTTGCCACGGCAGCAGTGGCCGCAGTGAAGACCATCATTGGGATTCAGTCTCGTATCTTCACAAGACTGGCCATGCGCCAGAAGATTCTGAGACGGGAACACGACGACTTGGAGGAACTTGAGCAGATTGTACAAAATACGGCGGCAGCACGCCTTCGAGCTGTCGTCGAATCGAGCATTGACTCCTTGAAAGCCCTGACATGCTCCTGCCTCTTCCAGTCGCCAGCTGTCCTTGCCGGCTTGATAGATGAGCTGTACATCATGGAACGGGCTTTCTGGGTGCAACCAGGCCGCTCTGAATGGTGGGAGAAGGTCGTCTTGCCCCATTGGGATGACCCGCTTTGGCAAGAGAATTTCAGGATGAGCCGACAGACCTTCATGGAGCTGTGTAACATGTTGAGGCCAGTCCTAGAGCGGCAGACCACCAACATGCGAGCCCCGATTACTGTGGAGAAGCAGCTGGCCATTGCCATCTGGAAGCTGGCGACTCCAGATAGCTACAGGTCGGTGGCAGAGTGTTTCGGGGTCGGACGCTCCACAGTCTCGAGGATAGTCATGGAAGTTTGCCAGGCACTTTATGATGTTTATCACCATGTGGTCCACCTAACCTGTCCCCACAAGGTGATGAAGGGGTTTGCAGCCAAAGGCTTTCCTCACTGCATAGGGGCCATTGATGCAACACATATCCCTATTATCGCTCCTGCACACCGAGCAACAGAGTACATCAACAGCAAAGGCTATTACTCTATGGTCCTGCAAGCATTGGTGGACCACGATGGCAGGTTCACTGATGTGTACGCCGGGCGGTCTGGAAAGGTGCATGATGCCAGGATCTTTCGTGGCTCTCCCATTTTCCGTGCCATGAATCAAGGCACATTTGGTCCCCATGCATTGATGAACATGGAAGGTGAGCAAGTGAAACCGGTGATCCTTGGAGATGCTGCTTATCCTCTCATGCCGTGGCTAATGACTCCTTACAGTGGCCACTTGGACACTTGCAAGCAACGGTTCAATGATACCCTAAACCACTGTCGAATGGTGGTCGAATATGCTTTTGAACGCCTCCGGGGTCGTTGGCGGTGCCTGCTGTCCCGCCTAGACGTGAGGGAGCGCTATGCCCCCAGGGTCATTGTGGCCTGCTGCATATTGCACAACATCTGTGAGGCCAAAGGGGAACCCCTTCAGGATGGGTGGGAAGAGGTGGTGAAGTCTGTCTCGAGATCTTACCAGCAGCCTGAACGACAGCCTGTGTACGTGTCAAATCCACGAGCCCGGGAGATCAGGGATCTTTTCAGTGCCTACTTGCAAAGGAGAGAGCAGGGAAACTAA
- the LOC129329035 gene encoding histone H2A-like, giving the protein MSGRGKTGGKARAKAKSRSSRAGLQFPVGRVHRLLRKGNYAERIGGGAPVYLAAVLEYLTAEILELAGNAARDNKKSRIIPRHLQLAVRNDEELNKLLGGVTIAQGGVLPNIHAVLLPKKTEVLHGGSAGASKALSGGASKATKVSKLAIKPSAAAVAVQ; this is encoded by the coding sequence ATGTCTGGGCGCGGGAAGACCGGCGGGAAGGCGCGTGCCAAGGCGAAGTCGCGGTCGTCGCGGGCCGGGCTGCAGTTCCCGGTGGGGCGCGTGCACCGGCTGCTGCGCAAGGGCAACTACGCGGAGCGCATCGGCGGCGGGGCGCCCGTGTACTTGGCGGCCGTGCTGGAGTACCTGACGGCCGAGATCCTGGAGCTGGCGGGCAACGCGGCGCGCGACAACAAGAAGAGCCGCATCATCCCGCGCCACCTGCAGCTGGCCGTGCGCAACGACGAGGAGCTCAACAAGCTGCTGGGCGGCGTCACCATCGCGCAGGGCGGGGTGCTGCCCAACATCCACGCCGTCCTGCTGCCCAAGAAGACCGAGGTGCTGCACGGCGGGAGCGCCGGCGCCAGCAAGGCCCTCTCCGGCGGGGCCAGCAAGGCGACCAAGGTCTCCAAGCTGGCCATCAAGCCCTCGGCCGCCGCGGTAGCCGTTCAGTAG